The following are encoded together in the Zingiber officinale cultivar Zhangliang chromosome 8A, Zo_v1.1, whole genome shotgun sequence genome:
- the LOC122010128 gene encoding kinesin-like protein KIN-14C isoform X1: MVRSSKRGVVPGLPQGHATMSVPSSPDLLPSPSKAASFQTLPVGSFRPLVRSPARPMKLGVSPELSHSDRTPASRGCADPRMDNLNIDEELAKRRAEVVEWIDGLFPDLVVDIDASEQGLRARLLDGAVLFRILNRFRLFGSEVIGNGNRVSTEKRFDCIISFISAVEQMGLPGFKFSDLEQGPMTAVIYCLWCLKNHLSCNFGEENAKSPLNHVVEARRRSKTMEIKRVKSLKFFREKSNYSAEKSADSAEDQQNSLVDLRLKHLLRASPVFSEPSTPHSDRNGHKFHEVFQLKQGRYSELPAAKISEMLKSNSLDNAPTQSLLSVIHGILEESIERGNGEIPFRVACLLKKVIQEIERRIATQADHIRNQNNLIKAREDKFQSRIRVLETLANASNEEAQMVMNQLDQLKDEKSKTVEKKIHSEDIIRIIKDKDKRDKVVSELKQTLETMKRSYQEQLQQLERNANDSELELKQRLKEAECLLSESRERREQIEAEINSKYQNWSKKVDIFQSFIALLLQSIQGLRESYSSMKHEFVDTEKRWSEEFTNLGEKMKVLTDTADSYHEVLAENRKLYNEVQELKGNIRVYCRIRPFLSEENKRQTSVENIGENGELVLVNTSKQGKDGKRMFNFNKVFGPSATQEEVFLDTRPLIRSVIDGYNVCIFAYGQTGSGKTYTMTGPDGGSEKDWGVNFRALNDLFNISRSKSGTFRHEVSVQMVEIYNEQVRDLLANHGSQQRLGIMATTQPNGLAVPDATIHPVETTSDVLELMKIGHLNRAVCSTALNERSSRSHSILTVHVQGTDLKSETTLRGSLHLVDLAGSERVDRAEVVGDRLKEAQHINKSLSALGDVIFALSQKSSHVPYRNSKLTQVLQSSLGGHAKTLMFVQINPDVGSYSETLSTLKFAERVSGVELGAAKSQKEGKEVRDLIEQVASLKDTIARKEEEVEQLKQEKNLRSQSADAKIERHSKGLLKQNSSPPGGVSNLGATVQLKQKILVRKPVNKSKTAKNHENNSENGYHSESSSQKSAEESKYRRQGFSRPTVHKLVRSSSADVELSDIHDEDAEERSSDISDSVASSMVADTGGSRNSVVEFSLFPEQKKPSETPKEKEIKIPVRIPKPPLKTIGQDTVTQPKINDALKPSNSRKGTNHVRTPSPARATKRWQ; encoded by the exons ATGGTGCGAAGCTCGAAGCGCGGAGTTGTTCCCGGGCTTCCACAGGGCCACGCGACAATGTCGGTGCCCTCCTCCCCAGACCTCCTCCCCTCTCCATCGAAAGCCGCAAGCTTCCAAACTCTTCCTGTTGGATCTTTTCGGCCGCTTGTCCGATCGCCAGCCCGCCCCATGAAATTAGGGGTGTCGCCTGAACTGTCTCACTCCGACCGCACTCCGGCGAGCCGAGGATGCGCCGACCCGAGGATGGACAATCTGAACATCGACGAGGAACTCG CCAAGAGGCGAGCTGAAGTGGTGGAATGGATCGACGGCTTGTTCCCGGACCTCGTCGTGGATATCGATGCGTCGGAGCAAGGGCTTCGTGCCAGGTTGCTCGATGGTGCAGTATTATTCCGCATCCTCAACAGGTTCAGACTTTTTGGATCGGAAGTG ATTGGTAATGGGAATCGTGTTTCCACTGAGAAGCGTTTTGATTGTATAATTAGCTTTATTTCGGCCGTTGAGCAGATGGGATTGCCTGGATTCAAATTTTCAGACCTTGAACAG GGACCTATGACTGCGGTAATATATTGCCTTTGGTGTCTCAAGAATCATCTCAGCTGCAATTTTGGTGAAGAAAATGCAAAGTCACCATTGAATCATGTGGTTGAAGCAAGACGAAGGTCAAAAACTATGGAAATCAAGAGGGTCAAATCACTGAAATTTTTCAGGGAGAAAAGTAATTATAGTGCAGAAAAGTCTGCAGATTCAGCAGAGGACCAGCAAAACAGCCTTGTAGATTTGCGATTGAAACACCTGCTACGAGCTAGTCCAGTATTCTCAG AACCATCAACTCCTCATTCTGATCGTAACGGACACAAGTTCCATGAGGTTTTCCAACTAAAACAAGGACGCTACAGTGAACTTCCTGCTGCAAAGATTTCAGAAATGTTGAAATCAAACAGTTTAGAT AATGCCCCCACTCAATCTCTTTTAAGTGTCATTCATGGAATTCTTGAAGAAAGTATTGAAAGGGGGAATGGCGAAATACCTTTT CGTGTAGCATGCCTTCTGAAAAAGGTTATACAGGAGATTGAAAGGCGCATTGCAACACAAGCAGATCATATACGAAAT caAAATAATCTGATTAAGGCTCGAGAAGACAAATTTCAATCAAGGATCAGAGTGCTAGAAACACTAGCAAATGCATCCAATGAAGAAGCACAG ATGGTAATGAACCAGCTTGATCAGCTAAAG GATGAAAAGTCCAAAACTGTAGAAAAGAAGATACATTCTGAAGATATCATTAGAATAATCAAGGATAAAGACAAAAGAGACAAAGTAGTTTCAGAACTTAAGCAGACTTTAGAAACGATGAAAAGGTCATATCAAGAACAGCTTCAGCAGCTGGAAAGAAATGCTAATGATTCTGAGTTGGAGTTAAAGCAAAGGTTGAAGGAGGCTGAATGTCTGCTATCAGAGTCTAGGGAAAGAAGAGAACAGATAGAAGCAGAGATAAACTCTAAATATCAAAATTGGAGTAAAAAAGTAGACattttccaaagtttcatagcTTTACTTCTGCAATCAATTCAG GGTTTGAGGGAATCCTATAGTTCCATGAAGCATGAATTTGTGGATACAGAAAAAAGATGGTCCGAAGAATTCACTAATCTTG GGGAGAAGATGAAAGTGCTAACAGATACAGCAGACTCTTATCACGAAGTTCTTGCAGAAAACCGGAAATTATATAATGAGGTTCAGGAACTAAAAG GAAATATTAGAGTTTACTGTAGGATAAGGCCATTTCTttcagaagaaaataaaagacagACAAGTGTAGAGAACATCGGTGAGAATGGTGAGCTAGTGCTTGTAAACACAAGTAAACAAGGAAAAGATGGTAAAAGAATGTTCAATTTCAACAAGGTGTTTGGTCCCTCTGCTACTCAAG AGGAGGTCTTCCTAGACACTCGGCCCTTAATACGATCTGTTATTGATGGTTACAATGTTTGTATATTTGCATACGGTCAGACTGGATCAGGGAAAACATATACAATG ACAGGACCTGATGGAGGATCTGAGAAAGACTGGGGTGTAAACTTTCGTGCTCTAAATGACCTTTTTAATATTTCTCGGAGTAAAAGTGGCACCTTTAGGCATGAAGTGAGTGTTCAAATGGTTGAAATATATAACGAGCAAGTGCGTGATCTCCTTGCAAATCATGGCTCACAACAGAG ACTTGGGATTATGGCTACTACTCAACCCAATGGGCTTGCTGTCCCTGATGCAACTATTCATCCTGTTGAAACAACTTCAGATGTCCTGGAACTAATGAAAATAGGACATCTAAACAGGGCCGTTTGTTCCACTGCTTTAAATGAAAGAAGCAGCCGATCACACAG TATTCTTACTGTTCATGTTCAAGGAACCGATTTGAAAAGCGAAACTACTTTGCGTGGTTCCCTTCATCTGGTAGATCTTGCTGGAAGTGAGCGTGTTGACCGTGCTGAAGTCGTTGGTGATAGGCTCAAGGAAGCTCAACATATCAATAAATCATTGTCTGCACTTGGGGATGTTATCTTTGCTCTATCACAGAAAAGCTCTCATGTTCCATACAGAAACAGCAAGCTTACTCAAGTTCTGCAGAGTTCTTTAG GTGGACATGCTAAGACACTTATGTTTGTACAGATAAATCCAGATGTTGGATCATACTCAGAGACCTTAAGTACCTTGAAATTTGCTGAAAGGGTTTCTGGGGTGGAGTTAGGTGCAGCAAAGAGCCAAAAAGAGGGCAAAGAAGTTAGAGACTTGATTGAACAG GTAGCATCACTTAAAGATACAATTGCAAGGAAAGAGGAGGAGGTTGAACAACTGAAACAAGAAAAAAATCTCAGATCACAGTCTGCTGATGCAAAAATAGAAAGGCATAGTAAGGGCCTATTGAAACAAAATTCCTCCCCTCCTGGTGGCGTTTCAAACTTAGGTGCTACAGTACAACTAAAACAAAAAATATTGGTTCGAAAGCCTGTTAACAAAAGTAAGACAGCCAAAAATCATGAGAataactcagagaatggatatCATTCTGAATCTAGTTCACAGAAGTCTGCAGAAGAAAGTAAATACAGGAGACAAGGATTTTCACGTCCAACAGTACACAAACTGGTTCGTAGTAGTTCTGCCGATGTAGAGCTTTCAGACATTCATGATGAGGATGCAGAGGAGAGATCAAGCGACATATCTGACAGTGTAGCCTCCTCCATGGTAGCAGATACAGGTGGTTCAAGGAACAGTGTTGTAGAGTTCTCACTCTTCCCTGAACAAAAGAAACCATCAGAAACTCCTAAAGAGAAAGA GATTAAGATACCAGTAAGAATACCTAAACCACCTCTGAAAACAATTGGACAGGACACGGTCACCCAGCCAAAGATAAACGATGCATTGAAGCCCTCAA ACTCAAGAAAAGGCACAAACCATGTTAGAACGCCATCGCCTGCCAGAGCTACGAAACGTTGGCAGTAG
- the LOC122010128 gene encoding kinesin-like protein KIN-14C isoform X2, with amino-acid sequence MRRSKGFVPGCSMVQYYSASSTGSDFLDRKCFISAVEQMGLPGFKFSDLEQGPMTAVIYCLWCLKNHLSCNFGEENAKSPLNHVVEARRRSKTMEIKRVKSLKFFREKSNYSAEKSADSAEDQQNSLVDLRLKHLLRASPVFSEPSTPHSDRNGHKFHEVFQLKQGRYSELPAAKISEMLKSNSLDNAPTQSLLSVIHGILEESIERGNGEIPFRVACLLKKVIQEIERRIATQADHIRNQNNLIKAREDKFQSRIRVLETLANASNEEAQMVMNQLDQLKDEKSKTVEKKIHSEDIIRIIKDKDKRDKVVSELKQTLETMKRSYQEQLQQLERNANDSELELKQRLKEAECLLSESRERREQIEAEINSKYQNWSKKVDIFQSFIALLLQSIQGLRESYSSMKHEFVDTEKRWSEEFTNLGEKMKVLTDTADSYHEVLAENRKLYNEVQELKGNIRVYCRIRPFLSEENKRQTSVENIGENGELVLVNTSKQGKDGKRMFNFNKVFGPSATQEEVFLDTRPLIRSVIDGYNVCIFAYGQTGSGKTYTMTGPDGGSEKDWGVNFRALNDLFNISRSKSGTFRHEVSVQMVEIYNEQVRDLLANHGSQQRLGIMATTQPNGLAVPDATIHPVETTSDVLELMKIGHLNRAVCSTALNERSSRSHSILTVHVQGTDLKSETTLRGSLHLVDLAGSERVDRAEVVGDRLKEAQHINKSLSALGDVIFALSQKSSHVPYRNSKLTQVLQSSLGGHAKTLMFVQINPDVGSYSETLSTLKFAERVSGVELGAAKSQKEGKEVRDLIEQVASLKDTIARKEEEVEQLKQEKNLRSQSADAKIERHSKGLLKQNSSPPGGVSNLGATVQLKQKILVRKPVNKSKTAKNHENNSENGYHSESSSQKSAEESKYRRQGFSRPTVHKLVRSSSADVELSDIHDEDAEERSSDISDSVASSMVADTGGSRNSVVEFSLFPEQKKPSETPKEKEIKIPVRIPKPPLKTIGQDTVTQPKINDALKPSNSRKGTNHVRTPSPARATKRWQ; translated from the exons ATGCGTCGGAGCAAGGGCTTCGTGCCAGGTTGCTCGATGGTGCAGTATTATTCCGCATCCTCAACAGGTTCAGACTTTTTGGATCGGAAGTG CTTTATTTCGGCCGTTGAGCAGATGGGATTGCCTGGATTCAAATTTTCAGACCTTGAACAG GGACCTATGACTGCGGTAATATATTGCCTTTGGTGTCTCAAGAATCATCTCAGCTGCAATTTTGGTGAAGAAAATGCAAAGTCACCATTGAATCATGTGGTTGAAGCAAGACGAAGGTCAAAAACTATGGAAATCAAGAGGGTCAAATCACTGAAATTTTTCAGGGAGAAAAGTAATTATAGTGCAGAAAAGTCTGCAGATTCAGCAGAGGACCAGCAAAACAGCCTTGTAGATTTGCGATTGAAACACCTGCTACGAGCTAGTCCAGTATTCTCAG AACCATCAACTCCTCATTCTGATCGTAACGGACACAAGTTCCATGAGGTTTTCCAACTAAAACAAGGACGCTACAGTGAACTTCCTGCTGCAAAGATTTCAGAAATGTTGAAATCAAACAGTTTAGAT AATGCCCCCACTCAATCTCTTTTAAGTGTCATTCATGGAATTCTTGAAGAAAGTATTGAAAGGGGGAATGGCGAAATACCTTTT CGTGTAGCATGCCTTCTGAAAAAGGTTATACAGGAGATTGAAAGGCGCATTGCAACACAAGCAGATCATATACGAAAT caAAATAATCTGATTAAGGCTCGAGAAGACAAATTTCAATCAAGGATCAGAGTGCTAGAAACACTAGCAAATGCATCCAATGAAGAAGCACAG ATGGTAATGAACCAGCTTGATCAGCTAAAG GATGAAAAGTCCAAAACTGTAGAAAAGAAGATACATTCTGAAGATATCATTAGAATAATCAAGGATAAAGACAAAAGAGACAAAGTAGTTTCAGAACTTAAGCAGACTTTAGAAACGATGAAAAGGTCATATCAAGAACAGCTTCAGCAGCTGGAAAGAAATGCTAATGATTCTGAGTTGGAGTTAAAGCAAAGGTTGAAGGAGGCTGAATGTCTGCTATCAGAGTCTAGGGAAAGAAGAGAACAGATAGAAGCAGAGATAAACTCTAAATATCAAAATTGGAGTAAAAAAGTAGACattttccaaagtttcatagcTTTACTTCTGCAATCAATTCAG GGTTTGAGGGAATCCTATAGTTCCATGAAGCATGAATTTGTGGATACAGAAAAAAGATGGTCCGAAGAATTCACTAATCTTG GGGAGAAGATGAAAGTGCTAACAGATACAGCAGACTCTTATCACGAAGTTCTTGCAGAAAACCGGAAATTATATAATGAGGTTCAGGAACTAAAAG GAAATATTAGAGTTTACTGTAGGATAAGGCCATTTCTttcagaagaaaataaaagacagACAAGTGTAGAGAACATCGGTGAGAATGGTGAGCTAGTGCTTGTAAACACAAGTAAACAAGGAAAAGATGGTAAAAGAATGTTCAATTTCAACAAGGTGTTTGGTCCCTCTGCTACTCAAG AGGAGGTCTTCCTAGACACTCGGCCCTTAATACGATCTGTTATTGATGGTTACAATGTTTGTATATTTGCATACGGTCAGACTGGATCAGGGAAAACATATACAATG ACAGGACCTGATGGAGGATCTGAGAAAGACTGGGGTGTAAACTTTCGTGCTCTAAATGACCTTTTTAATATTTCTCGGAGTAAAAGTGGCACCTTTAGGCATGAAGTGAGTGTTCAAATGGTTGAAATATATAACGAGCAAGTGCGTGATCTCCTTGCAAATCATGGCTCACAACAGAG ACTTGGGATTATGGCTACTACTCAACCCAATGGGCTTGCTGTCCCTGATGCAACTATTCATCCTGTTGAAACAACTTCAGATGTCCTGGAACTAATGAAAATAGGACATCTAAACAGGGCCGTTTGTTCCACTGCTTTAAATGAAAGAAGCAGCCGATCACACAG TATTCTTACTGTTCATGTTCAAGGAACCGATTTGAAAAGCGAAACTACTTTGCGTGGTTCCCTTCATCTGGTAGATCTTGCTGGAAGTGAGCGTGTTGACCGTGCTGAAGTCGTTGGTGATAGGCTCAAGGAAGCTCAACATATCAATAAATCATTGTCTGCACTTGGGGATGTTATCTTTGCTCTATCACAGAAAAGCTCTCATGTTCCATACAGAAACAGCAAGCTTACTCAAGTTCTGCAGAGTTCTTTAG GTGGACATGCTAAGACACTTATGTTTGTACAGATAAATCCAGATGTTGGATCATACTCAGAGACCTTAAGTACCTTGAAATTTGCTGAAAGGGTTTCTGGGGTGGAGTTAGGTGCAGCAAAGAGCCAAAAAGAGGGCAAAGAAGTTAGAGACTTGATTGAACAG GTAGCATCACTTAAAGATACAATTGCAAGGAAAGAGGAGGAGGTTGAACAACTGAAACAAGAAAAAAATCTCAGATCACAGTCTGCTGATGCAAAAATAGAAAGGCATAGTAAGGGCCTATTGAAACAAAATTCCTCCCCTCCTGGTGGCGTTTCAAACTTAGGTGCTACAGTACAACTAAAACAAAAAATATTGGTTCGAAAGCCTGTTAACAAAAGTAAGACAGCCAAAAATCATGAGAataactcagagaatggatatCATTCTGAATCTAGTTCACAGAAGTCTGCAGAAGAAAGTAAATACAGGAGACAAGGATTTTCACGTCCAACAGTACACAAACTGGTTCGTAGTAGTTCTGCCGATGTAGAGCTTTCAGACATTCATGATGAGGATGCAGAGGAGAGATCAAGCGACATATCTGACAGTGTAGCCTCCTCCATGGTAGCAGATACAGGTGGTTCAAGGAACAGTGTTGTAGAGTTCTCACTCTTCCCTGAACAAAAGAAACCATCAGAAACTCCTAAAGAGAAAGA GATTAAGATACCAGTAAGAATACCTAAACCACCTCTGAAAACAATTGGACAGGACACGGTCACCCAGCCAAAGATAAACGATGCATTGAAGCCCTCAA ACTCAAGAAAAGGCACAAACCATGTTAGAACGCCATCGCCTGCCAGAGCTACGAAACGTTGGCAGTAG